The proteins below come from a single Cryptococcus gattii WM276 chromosome D, complete sequence genomic window:
- a CDS encoding Hypothetical Protein (Similar to TIGR gene model, INSD accession AAW43098.1), producing the protein MPALQPRPLPSGGPVVASPKPATTPLQKIERQYHKFLAKRYMTFMSRVALWIAVLLSLSSIVVSGDISKVPFAILSSFPVSISLAFLLRVRKTFVTQPYRPLPRPSLIGLVISSFWNRRVITLLFSYTVFSITLANVWCTLLAREDMALFNSTPRHPWQLNESRFILTASNTCLFLAVAARDILSDNLKADWPRERRPFAQAVKIALLDNIWGSSRIGFTSLWSISAPFAYCWLGLRSFVWQWVNWRLWGVAVRPFLGSFVRSTSKTPGPWALLGPMLSLNMLTLLILQFPVKGLTAYITQSPLSLETYLITALKSQDPYYLQFTLMELLRVISIPRCRKIFFDDISKSPSLISQLCQELLLQFGKVHHVLINRGAAIQPQNSQLSPVASSTISATPDERKIPVRQADIFRPLAKPKSTVNLKSVLDGPIQASTPSPVVKLAQVGTLAIKHVESVQDQVVGRIEGNPVGDAIVSEAKGARKNVNEWAGKEWGRRSVRSVLGEVLVAQRVIEILVILSVASIEEDTYGNVQQVLPAILEAIVRFREAIFALEAQLLVQTRLLGPAQSGAVDEIKKDLHVAISSCDKAVRRIADIFGQSLTAFKFPPSVAYGLGEICKG; encoded by the exons ATGCCTGCACTACAACCACGGCCTCTTCCTTCAGGGGGGCCTGTTGTTGCTTCCCCCAAACCCGCTACAACT CCCTTACAGAAGATAGAACGACAGTATCAC AAATTTTTAGCCAAACGGTATATGACCTTTATGAGCAGAGTCGCTTTATGGATAGCTGTACTGCTTTCGTTATCTTCAATCGTTGTTTCAG GTGACATATCGAAAGTGCCTTTTGCTATCCTCTCCAGCTTCCCAGTTTCCATATCTCTTGCTTTTCTTTTGAGAGTTAGAAAGACCTTTGTAACAC AGCCTTATCGGCCGTTACCACGCCCTTCGCTTATAGGTCTTGTCATCTCCTCATTCTGGAACCGGCGTGTGATCACTCTACTATTTAGTTACACAGTCTTCAGCATTACCTTAGCAAATGTTTGGTGTACGCTTTTGGCTAGGGAAGATATGGCACTGTTCAATTCAACCCC CCGACATCCCTGGCAGTTGAATGAGAGCCGCTTTATTCTGACTGCTTCAAATACCTGTCTCTTCTTGGCTGTTGCGGCCCGTGATATTTTGAGTGATAATCTTAAAGCTGACTGGCCTCGAGAAAGG AGACCATTTGCGCAAGCTGTCAAAATCGCCCTTCTGGACAACATTTGGGGATCAAGTAGAATTGGATTCACTTCCTTGTGGTCTATTTCAGCACCTTTTGCGTATTGCTGGCTGGGTCTCAGAAGTTTCGTTTGGCAATGGGTCAACTGGAGATTGTGGGGAGTGGCTGTACG GCCTTTCTTGGGAAGCTTTGTTCGCTCTACGTCCAAGACACCTGGCCCATGGGCGTTGCTAGGACCAATGCTCTCCCTCAACATGCTCACTCTCCTCATCCTGCAGTTCCCCGTCAAGGGTTTGACAGCCTATATCACTCAG AGTCCATTGAGTCTTGAAACATACCTCATTACTGCTCTGAAATCTCAAGATCCTTACTACTTG CAATTCACTTTGATGGAACTTCTTCGGGTGATTAGCATCCCTCGATGCCGCAAGATATTCTTCGATGACATTTCAAAATCTCCCAGTTTGATTAGCCAACTCTGTCAAGAACTACTCCTCCAATTCGGAAAGGTTCACCATGTTCTCATTAACCGCGGGGCCGCAATCCAGCCCCAAAACTCGCAGCTTTCGCCAGTTGCTTCTAGTACTATATCCGCCACGCCCGATGAAAGGAAAATCCCTGTTCGCCAAGCCGACATCTTCAGACCTCTAGCCAAGCCCAAGTCGACTGTTAACCTGAAGAGTGTTCTTGATGGCCCCATTCAAGCGAGTACTCCTTCTCCTGTCGTCAAACTTGCCCAGGTTGGCACTTTGGCCATAAAACATGTTGAGAGTGTTCAAGATCAGGTGGTCGGACGGATCGAAGGGAATCCTGTCGGAGATGCCATCGTCAGTGAAGCGAAGGGTGCGAGGAAAAATGTGAATGAATGGGCTGGGAAGGAATGGGGAAGAAGGTCTGTGAGGTCTGTTTTGGGCGAAGTTCTCGTTGCACAACGAGTTATTGAGA TCCTAGTTATCCTTTCAGTCGCCTCAATTGAGGAGGATACATATGGAAACGTCCAACAAGTGTTACCTGCTATTTTGGAGGCCATTGTCAGGTTCCGTGAAGCAATTTTCGCACTTGAGGCGCAACTGCTTGTCCAGACTAGATTACTTGGTCCCGCTCAAAGTGGTGCAGTGGACGAGATAAAGAAAGACCTCCATGTAGCCATTAGTT CATGTGACAAAGCAGTGAGGAGAATAGCAGACATTTTCGGACAGAGCCTTACGGCCTTCAAATTCCCTCCTTCCGTCGCTTATGGTTTGGGTGAGATTTGTAAAGGTTAA
- a CDS encoding Hypothetical Protein (Similar to TIGR gene model, INSD accession AAW42963.1), with protein MPFRARCNPANLLQRRHAVLALRKARTPLLSSAQLIQEPIRNDAMHHIRLSSTTSLLSPFTSFFSRVRKSQTPEAAAEDFANALETRSFEAMSKAYGVVVNDPIPSNLLSEEQLLNAMKALAESTAKIPKAVRLLRRIYEDFPARFGYPVRQDHKHIVLQGLVNCGMVREALEIALSMDQKDVNWRLMLRAAVDANVALSDIIVQQFRQTTSPDHEDYILLLRIIRSHPIQDKMRLDWLLAEMEQKGIIVDQNIQAEVMQVYIAFGELEKAKQIMEKWDFFTLEDIGPRMWDAQVQYFIAAHDFSKLRTAVLSMRDAGHTVQQDAILALTLEQLNQFIDSKSKVLYSDVITAIHAAEQMAGTEPGSKVWAKVIRHYLQNVKYREALEVAVRLYEECQGRGVALDVELARTLIIPLCSSRKQNRLDDALRIYDQYMSLASSAELESENTRLHFAEVYEKLLVACARTQPPPMASVIRLLDDMRTLSLDFTPTNLISLLILLMRASPDHVSAYNVYSHFHALNPNAIDQAGFSAILTTFLNLSWKHSPLTPPDLFISMMKDMNRAGYSPSPYILSSLLKQYGQLATRARRGNSAESEENIRGIAKAIRDVHTLIKLDPLISPDIPLLTALMDAYGRVGAFFEAFEVWDELVQRRAREPRETVQEVYGAAINVMLDTCGWSYSLGKARKSWGWARRWDLVWEKKQWDGWIECLCRCGEVEEAGHVVLEEMGAEAIPPPDKETVRLLYKFGRKQRERGRNVAGIDRLMVRVRERWPQWEEELSNERGLTRMSKRTE; from the exons ATGCCATTCAGAGCGCGCTGTAACCCAGCGAATTTGTTGCAGAGACGGCATGCTGTTTTAGCCCTGCGAAAGGCTCGCACACCTCTTTTGTCATCGGCGCAACTCATTCAGGAGCCTATAC GCAATGATGCCATGCATCATATACGGCTTAGCTCTACCACTTCCCTTCTCTCGCCGTTTacctccttcttttctcgGGTGCGCAAGAGTCAAACGCCCGAAGCTGCAGCCGAAGACTTTGCAAATGCTCTTGAAACGCGGTCTTTTGAAGCAATGAGCAAAGCGTATGGCGTGGTTGTCAATGACCCTATTCCTTCCAATCTTCTGTCGGAAGAACAGCTGCTGAACGCCATGAAGGCATTAGCGGAAAGCACGGCCAAAATTCCCAAGGCCGTTCGATTACTGCGAAGGATCTATGAGGATTTTCCCGCCAGATTTGGATATCCAGTGAGGCAAGATCATAAACATATTGTACTTCAAGGACTGGTAAATTGTGGGATGGTCAGGGAAGCTTTAGAAATAGCTCTGTCCATGGATCAAAAGGATGTGAATTGGAGGTTGATGCTGCGGGCTGCAGTTGATGCCAATGTTGCCCTTAGTGACATTATTGTTCAACAGTTTCGGCAAACGACTTCACCCGATCATGAAGACTACATCCTGCTTCTTCGAATCATTCGTTCTCATCCGATCCAAGACAAAATGCGCCTTGACTGGCTTCTTGCTGAGATGGAGCAAAAGGGCATTATCGTTGATCAAAACATTCAGGCCGAAGTCATGCAAGTGTACATTGCTTTTGGCGAGCTCGAAAAAGCAAAGCAAATCATGGAAAAATGGGACTTCTTCACTTTAGAAGATATTGGGCCTCGTATGTGGGATGCTCAAGTCCAATATTTCATTGCTGCCCACGACTTCTCCAAGCTTCGCACCGCCGTCCTCAGCATGCGTGATGCAGGCCACACTGTCCAACAGGATGCCATTCTCGCCCTCACCCTTGAGCAACTGAACCAGTTCATCGACTCAAAATCCAAAGTCTTATATTCGGACGTTATCACAGCCATCCATGCTGCCGAACAGATGGCTGGGACAGAACCGGGTTCAAAAGTATGGGCCAAAGTGATCAGACATTACCTTCAGAATGTTAAATACCGTGAAGCATTGGAAGTGGCCGTGCGTCTGTACGAAGAATGTCAAGGCAGAGGGGTGGCACTAGATGTTGAGCTTGCACGAACCCTGATCATTCCCCTGTGCTCATCGCGTAAGCAAAATCGACTTGATGATGCTCTTCGAATCTACGATCAGTACATGTCTCTTGCGTCCAGCGCCGAACTTGAGAGTGAAAATACGCGTTTGCATTTTGCAGAGGTGTATGAAAAACTTCTTGTCGCTTGTGCTCGCACCCAGCCCCCGCCAATGGCTTCAGTCATCCGGTTGCTTGACGACATGCGCACACTCTCACTCGATTTTACTCCAACCAACTTAATTTCTCTCCTCATTCTTCTCATGCGTGCCTCGCCTGATCACGTATCTGCTTATAACGTCTATTCACATTTCCATGCGCTCAACCCCAACGCAATCGATCAGGCCGGCTTTTCGGCTATTCTCACCACGTTTCTGAACCTAAGCTGGAAGCACTCGCCACTTACTCCTCCAGACCTGTTTATCAGTATGATGAAAGATATGAATCGAGCTGGTtactctccttctccttaTATTTTATCTTCCTTGCTCAAACAGTACGGTCAACTTGCTACCCGCGCTCGAAGAGGAAACTCCGCCGAGTCAGAAGAAAACATCCGTGGAATTGCCAAGGCCATCCGCGATGTTCACACGTTAATCAAACTCGATCCTCTCATATCTCCCGATATACCTCTTCTGACGGCTCTGATGGACGCCTATGGTCGGGTAGGCGCCTTTTTCGAAGCATTCGAAGTATGGGATGAGCTCGTCCAGCGTCGAGCACGTGAGCCTCGCGAGACGGTGCAAGAAGTTTACGGCGCTGCGATTAATGTGATGTTGGACACCTGCGGCTGGAGTTATTCGCTTGGCAAGGCGCGGAAATCGTGGGGATGGGCAAGAAGATGGGATTTGGTTTGGGAGAAGAAACAATGGGATGGATGGATAGAATGTCTGTGCAGGTGTGgggaagtggaagaagcTGGCCATGTTGTATTGGAAGAAATGGGGGCCGAGGCCATACCGCCGCCTGATAAAGAGACTGTGAGGTTATTATACAAATTTGGTAGAAAGCAAAGGGAGAGGGGGAGAAATGTGGCAGGGATTGATCGACTAATGGTGAGGGTGAGGGAGCGCTGGCCACAATGGGAGGAAGAATTGAGCAATGAAAGAGGCTTGACCAGAATGAGCAAGCGAACGGAGTAG
- a CDS encoding Ceramidase, putative (Similar to TIGR gene model, INSD accession AAW42955.1): MGAFDKLRGDQVSSGFWGEHTSTIDWCETNYSHSPYIAEFVNTLSNLPSFLIGLYGCYSVLKNGLRRRYALCYLGLSLIGLGSFGFHASLRWEWQLMDELPMIYVVSYAAYLVLDTLPGFEPRFGTIGPLILLAWDAFVTISYICLPNPVYHQVAFAAILITATLRTVVLLFDLPPGHPARGTIGEMMAWGIVTFATGFGIWNIDNIFCTELRAIRSMMGPFGVLVEGHAYWHYMTGYGAYLIFTASILLHCLIKDDIKGYQINGRWLPTVIRRPQAANKPELRDWKGSVTPPEKLD; encoded by the exons ATGGGAGCCTTCGACAAGCTTAGAGGAGATCAGGTCTCCAGTGGCT TTTGGGGAGAGCATACGAGTACCATTGACTG GTGCGAAACCAACTACTCCCATAGCCCATACATTGCTGAATTCGTCAACACTCTTTCCAATCTCCCCTCATTCCTCATTGGCCTCTATGGATGCTACTCTGTCCTCAAGAACGGTTTGCGCAGAAGATATGCTCTGTGCTACCTTGGCCTTAGCTTGATTGGCTTGGGAAGCTTTGGTTTCCATGCCAGCCTGAGATGGGAATGGCAGTTGATGGACGAGCTACCCATGATCTATGTGGTGTCTTATGCAGCTTACCTTGTGCTCGACACTTTACCAGGCTTTGAACCTCGTTTCGGTACCATTGGACCCTTGATCTTGTTGGCTTGGGACGCCTTTGTGACTATTTCATA CATCTGTCTTCCAAATCCCGTTTATCACCAAGTTGCTTTTGCTGCTATCCTCATTACAGCTACCCTTCGTACCGTAGTTCTTTTGTTCGATCTTCCTCCAGGACATCCAGCCCGCGGTACTATCGGCGAGATGATGGCTTGGGGGATTGTCACATTTGCCACTGGGTTCGGCATTTGGAATATCGACAATATCTTCTGCACAGAATTAAGAGCTATCAGATCGATGATGGGGCCGTTTGGCGTACTCGTGGAAG GCCACGCCTATTGGCATTATATGACAGGGTATGGTGCATATTTGATTTTCACCGCTTCCATCC TCCTCCATTGCCTTATCAAAGATGACATAAAAGGTTACCAAATCAATGGAAGATGGCTTCCTACTGTGATTCGTCGTCCTCAGGCGGCTAATAAACCCGAGTTGAGGGACTGGAAGGGAAGCGTCACACCACCTGAAAAGCTTGATTGA
- a CDS encoding Translation repressor, putative (Similar to TIGR gene model, INSD accession AAW43343.1) produces MATKSALKSIKAHLGEKNSESALYEATELLKSIGPDSSDADQVLVFRGLALTQLQRLDEAEKSYLHAYKLNPNNPLASLYRTLDLLLPSSPVAGLLQSVTPPQGTYIPLAIPVYPPTSDTLPGLPSPLPHPVHLAGSLSLAVVSLIRSEIEIKKKIDARVDNERKRLGAGTEKDVRKKVDREILGTEGMRLVNLWKEVAGHPQVEEEVRREVEVREFEFWRRLVAALPVDNKTASKSKESAGKVSQAEIPAKASNELVEPALFKAKQHVTPSRTEALSHVNALAEGFVLLGISAEGAEEGWRWVLEGKDEPTLFYDIDLLHKYLDAFPNSPMACFIEEYCRWFKRPLPEMEEDSSKPEALEGDKKVEDSDKQRKRHKGGRGALAKRQSRRAHLKETHVSEDVEKEEREELFSSMTKLVDQLPMSIFAHRVMARIALEDEDWSSAIGFAERARKLLTGLEAERDITLSNVRADLDTALGVALVPYYPPKHHVRAARILETVLKNRPTNNEARFARAQIYETAGQWSDARQHFEKIVQDGLNEKQRLDSKEEVGWCLVNEGKLEEGRDMLEEVIQVRDTKADKEKEAEARERGRTWWRLGKTEWMIGDEESKQHAEEWFMASIRAFPDFAASYTSLGVCYSSATPPDNERALKCFQRAFELDATETDAAHRLANGYADEDEWARVRTIAMRVMEGEGGLEGVAGGEALNPKGRFAPQNGWAWKALGSTEMHYKKFAEAAAAYQIALRSDDQDVSTWIMLGESYVKSGRHMAGLKTFDHALTLNPHHWRAYYNIGQTQSQLGAFDKAIEAYRKVLEITQNEDVGVIAALAEASLSLGRQTGAGGFRERSRGAFHRAIELAMKVLKRGKTHKAWGWKLIGDATYELSGQESSLEEAQDSFTVVQSVLTFLVEDDTDRRSKAPGVGHAANLLQDAVSTTTSLRASIFAFAYRAHILKNEPRVIDPALYDYASALHTLASKLVDTEERKQCLKTAISAIRTALDRNAGDERLWNALGVICATAGPQVAQHAFVVSLELYSKDPVVWVNLGYLYLRLDDLDLSNQCFLKAQIIDPDCARAWYGQGLLADRHGDKEHAKALFSHSVTLSAQSLLEADLALAAATFMQFFRPNASVDSGLLHQPAFALKHYCHQRPSDSTAAHLYALICERLGLVEEAALSLENSAAVLEEEFERAESGEIENLYSIALCNLGRVRLSAGQYLESLDALNNCWELIASSSEPSAVSLKPQCKLLQGLSFYWLGQIDESLEAFQASLDEAIQNQDYEVKEKVAVLLSRTLWGLGGKDAKETAKNNLMECLSRERPSLEVISTLAAIALVSSDPDLTNAAISELFTRPIAERVQDPSGQASLVLYLHAIFEGREEDAYEILQSAFLAAPTSLNVRNRLAEALIKAGKSKDALNVFAVKDIKEGTADVKAKEERLLGIGELMEGDAKGMKMIIRSVMLAPWEDENWQALAWGKKVVEEAGLVEAKEVAKDDAATEIKLTE; encoded by the exons ATGGCTACGAAGAGTGCCCTCAAGTCTATCAAGGCTCACTTAGGGGAAAAGAACTCCGAGTCCGCTCTCTACGAGGCCACGGAACTCCTCAAATCCATCGGCCCAGACTCATCAGATGCTGATCAGGT TCTGGTCTTCCGAGGGCTCGCCCTCACTCAGCTTCAAAGACTGGACGAAGCTGAAAAG TCATATCTTCATGCTTATAAATTAAATCCAAATAATCCCCTGGCATCT CTTTATCGGActcttgatcttcttctcccgTCATCGCCTGTAGCGGGGCTCTTACAGTCAGTGACGCCACCCCAAGGAACTTACATCCCTCTAGCTATCCCTGTCTACCCACCGACATCTGACACCCTGCCCGGTCTTCCTTCCCCGCTTCCTCACCCTGTCCACCTTGCTGGATCTCTTTCTCTCGCAGTAGTATCTCTGATCCGCTCGGAAATCGAGAttaagaagaagattgatgCACGGGTTGATAATGAGCGCAAGCGTCTGGGTGCTGGAACAGAGAAGGATGTCAGGAAGAAGGTCGACAGAGAAATACTCGGAACAGAAGGCATGAGACTGGTCAATCTCTGGAAAGAGGTTGCGGGTCATCCAcaagtggaagaggaggttCGAAGAGAGGTTGAAGTTCGAGAGTTTGAATTTTGGAGGCGACTTGTCGCTGCTCTTCC TGTCGATAACAAAACAGCTTCCAAATCCAAGGAGTCTGCTGGTAAAGTCTCACAAGCTGAGATACCGGCCAAGGCGTCCAATGAACTTGTTGAGCCGGCGCTCTTCAAAGCCAAACAACACGTAACTCCGAGTCGTACTGAAGCTCTCTCTCATGTCAATGCGCTCGCGGAAGGCTTTGTCTTACTGGGTATCTCAGCCGAAGGCGCCGAGGAAGGTTGGCGATGGGTGTTGGAAGGCAAAGATGAGCCTACTTTGT TCTACGATATTGATTTGCTTCACAAGTATCTTGACGCTTTCCCCAATTCCCCTATGGCATGCTTTATAGAAGAGTACTGCCGGTGGTTCAAACGTCCTTTGCCGGAAATGGAGGAAGATTCTTCAAAACCAGAAGCACTTGAAGGGGACAAGAAAGTCGAAGATTCTGACAAGCAGCGAAAGCGTCACAAGGGTGGGCGAGGTGCTTTAGCAAAGAGACAATCTCGTCGAGCCCATCTTAAGGAAACGCATGTGTCAGAGGATgtggaaaaggaggaaagagaagagcTCTTCTCTTCAATGACT AAACTTGTCGACCAACTCCCAATGTCCATTTTTGCCCATAGGGTGATGGCGAGAATCGCacttgaagatgaagattGGTCCAGCGCGATAGGCTTTGCCGAGAGGGCCCGAAAGCTTCTTACCGGATTGGAGGCTGAGAGAGATATCACTCTTTCCAA CGTTCGCGCAGACCTTGACACAGCTTTGGGTGTAGCCCTTGTCCCCTACTACCCTCCCAAGCACCATGTCCGTGCTGCGCGCATTCTTGAAACAGTGCTGAAGAACCGGCCGACCAATAATGAAGCTCGTTTTGCCCGTGCGCAAATTTACGAGACTGCCGGCCAGTGGTCTGATGCTCGTCAGCACTTTGAGAAAATCGTCCAAGATGGCCTTAACGAGAAGCAGAGACTGGATTCAAAGGAAGAAGTCGGTTGGTGTTTGGTCAATGAAGGAAAGCTcgaggaaggaagagataTGTTGGAGGAGGTCATACAAGTCAGAGATACCAAGGCGGAcaaagagaaagaggcagAAGCAAGGGAGAGGGGAAGGACTTGGTGGAGATTAGGCAAGACCGAGTGGATGATCGGAG ATGAGGAAAGTAAGCAACATGCCGAGGAATGGTTTATGGCATCTATCCGTGCATTTCCAGACTTTGCCGCGTCTTACACTTCCCTTGGAGTCTGTTATTCATCTGCAACCCCTCCTGATAACGAGCGTGCCCTCAAATGCTTCCAACGGGCTTTCGAACTTGACGCCACAGAAACTGACGCAGCTCATCGGCTGGCAAATGGATACGCCGATGAAGACGAGTGGGCAAGGGTGAGGACGATCGCCATGCGCGTGATGGAAGGCGAGGGGGGTTTGGAGGGTGTGGCAGGAGGGGAAGCATTGAATCCTAAAGGAAGATTTGCTCCGCAAAATGGTTGGGCTTGGAAAGCACTCGGCTCTACCGAGATGCATTACAAAAAATTTGCCGAGGCCGCCGCGGCCTATCAGATCGCTCTTCGGTCCGACGATCAAGATGTATCCACATGGATCATGTTAGGTGAGAGTTACGTCAAAAGCGGGCGGCACATGGCAGGCCTCAAGACATTTGATCATGCCTTAACCCTCAATCCCCACCACTGGCGCGCTTACTACAATATCGGTCAAACCCAAAGCCAGCTCGGCGCTTTCGACAAAGCAATCGAAGCCTATCGGAAAGTCTTGGAAATCACCCAGAATGAGGATGTTGGTGTGATTGCCGCTTTAGCGGAAGCAAGTCTTTCTCTCGGACGGCAGACAGGGGCGGGAGGTTTTAGAGAGAGGTCAAGAGGGGCATTTCATCGAGCGATCGAGTTGGCTATGAAGGTGCTCAAGAGGGGAAAGACACACAAGGCGTGGGGATGGAAGCTTATTGGTGACGCCACCTATGAGCTGAGCGGACAAGAATCGAGTCTTGAAGAGGCGCAGGACTCATTTACGGTTGTACAATCCGTGCTGACTTTCCTTGTTGAGGACGACACTGATCGTCGGTCAAAAGCACCAGGCGTCGGCCATGCAGCAAATCTCCTCCAAGATGCTGtctccaccaccacttCTCTCCGGGCTTCGATTTTCGCTTTCGCGTATCGTGCCCATATTCTCAAGAACGAGCCCCGTGTTATCGATCCAGCATTGTATGACTATGCCAGCGCCTTGCATACACTGGCTAGCAAACTTGTCGACACTGAGGAGCGGAAACAATGTCTTAAGACCGCTATCAGCGCTATAAGGACAGCGTTAGATAGAAACGCAGGTGATGAGAGACTTTGGAATGCCTTGGGCGTGATTTGTGCGACTGCTGGTCCACAAGTTGCTCAACACGCATTTGTAGTGTCTCTGGAGCTCTACAGCAAGGACCCAGTCGTTTGGGTCAACCTAGGGTACCTGTATCTGCGCCTGGATGATCTCGATCTCTCTAATCAATGCTTTCTCAAGGCTCAAATTATTGATCCTGATTGTGCGAGGGCTTGGTATGGACAAGGTCTGTTGGCTGATCGTCATGGTGATAAAGAGCATGCTAAGGCACTCTTTTCGCACTCCGTGACGCTTTCAGCCCAATCGCTTCTAGAGGCAGACCTTGCTCTTGCAGCGGCGACTTTCATGCAATTCTTCCGCCCTAACGCTTCTGTTGACTCTggtcttcttcatcaaccTGCCTTTGCCCTCAAGCATTACTGTCATCAGCGTCCGAGTGATTCCACTGCTGCCCATCTCTATGCCCTCATATGCGAGCGATTGGGTCTTGTCGAAGAAGCCGCATTGTCACTTGAAAATTCTGCTGCTGtgttggaagaagaatttGAGCGAGCCGAATCCGGGGAAATTGAAAACCTTTATTCTATTGCACTTTGCAACCTTGGTCGAGTTCGCCTTTCTGCTGGCCAGTACTTAGAGTCTCTCGATGCACTCAACAACTGCTGGGAGCTCATTGCGTCTTCGTCTGAACCGAGTGCGGTTTCTCTAAAGCCACAATGCAAACTCCTCCAAGGTTTGTCATTCTACTGGCTTGGACAGATTGATGAGAGCCTGGAGGCATTCCAAGCAAGTTTAGATGAAGCGATCCAGAATCAGGACTACGAAGTCAAGGAGAAGGTTGCAGTGCTCCTGAGTAGAACGCTGTGGGGATTGGGAGGGAAGGATGCCAAGGAGACAGCAAAAAATAACCTCATGGAATG TTTGTCTCGAGAAAGACCGTCTCTTGAAGTTATCTCTACTCTGGCGGCCATTGCGCTCGTATCCTCAGATCCAGATCTTACTAACGCTGCTATCTCCGAGCTCTTCACTCGACCTATCGCCGAGAGAGTACAAGATCCTTCTGGGCAGGCTAGTCTTGTGCTTTATCTGCACGCGATCTTTGAAGGTCGAGAGGAAGACGCCTACGAGATATTACAGTCAGCTTTCCTGGCCGCACCGACGTCTTTAAACGTACGAAACCGCCTCGCAGAAGCCCTCATCAAGGCCGGCAAATCAAAGGACGCACTTAATGTGTTTGCTGTCAAGGATATCAAAGAGGGGACGGCCGACGTCAAAGCCAAGGAGGAAAGATTGCTTGGGATAGGGGAGTTGATGGAAGGAGATGCGAAGGGGATGAAAATGATAATTAGAAGCGTGATGCTTGCACCCTGGGAAGATGAGAACTGGCAGGCTTTGGCCTGGGGAAAGAAAGTGGTTGAAGAAGCTGGCTTGGTTGAGGCCAAAGAAGTGGCAAAAGATGACGCCGCAACCGAGATTAAGCTTACAGAGTGA
- a CDS encoding Hypothetical Protein (Similar to TIGR gene model, INSD accession AAW42957.1) has translation MVDTSPHIRRGHPAFMATMLVFAIIEGSITAYLVAQFNNDNSYPSHSYRDRLRFLVFTSWWTVVFAAAYMAAFLVAAGSFISSIASHLAIWTITWIFWLAAAASYTSALGGGMRCSVSDVAHCSTLVAAEAFAWIEWIIMTIFFIFLLTIAGAALRRGDRLSAELAV, from the exons ATGGTCGATACT TCTCCTCACATCCGCCGAGGGCACCCCGCCTTCATGGCTACCATGCTTGTTTTCGCAATCATTGAAGGAAGTATCACTGCCTATCTGG TTGCGCAATTTAATAA TGACAACTCTTATCCCTCTCACTCGTACAGAGACCGACTTAGGTTCCTCGTATTTACCTCCTGGTGGACTGTAGTTTTTGCTGCCGCTTATATG GCTGCGTTCCTCGTTGCGGCCGGTAGTttcatctcctccatcGCTAGCCACCTTGCAATCTGGACTATCAC TTGGATCTTCTGGCTTgccgctgctgcttctTACACCTCGGCGCTTGGTGGCGGGATGCGTTGTAGCGTATCCGACGTCGCCCATTGTTCAACCCTTGTAGCGGCGGAAGCGTTTGCTTGGATCGAGTGGATCATCATgaccatcttcttcatcttccttcttaCTATTGCTGGAGCAGCTCTTCGACGAGGAGACAGGCTGAGCGCCGAGCTTGCGGTCTAA